In Oncorhynchus masou masou isolate Uvic2021 chromosome 31, UVic_Omas_1.1, whole genome shotgun sequence, the sequence AATAGCACTTCTCTCCTAGCAGAGGATTACGTTGTGTGACCTGTAACATAAGCAACCCATaaggcagtggttcccaaccaggagTACTAGGAACcctgggggtacctggcctatccacaggggacACTTAATGGGTTCTCCAGACAGAGGGTACCTGCCCTATCCACAGGGGACACTTAATGGGTTCTCCAGACAGAGGGTACCTGCCCTATCCACAGGGGACACTTAATGGGTCCTCCAGACAGAGGGTACCTGCCCTATCCACAGGGGACACTTAATGGGTTCTCCAGACAGAGGGTACCTGCCCTATCCACAGGGGACACTTAATGGGTTCTCCAGACAGAGGGTACCTGCCCTATCCACAGGGGACACTTAATGGGTTCTCCAGACAGAGGGTACCTGCCCTATCCACAGGGGACACTTAATGGGTCCTCCAGACAGAGGGTACCTGCCCTATCCACAGGGGACACTTAATGGGTTCTCCAGACAGAGGGTACCTGCCCTATCCACAGGGGACACTTAATGGGTTCTCCAGACAGAGGGTACCTGCCCTATCCACAGGGGACACTTAATGGGTTCTCCAGACAGAGGGTACCTGCCCTATCCACAGGGGACACTTAATGGGTTCTCCAGACAGAGTCAAATTCAGTTGATGGTACAGTAaccgaaaaaggttgggaaccactacCATAATGTTACAATGAGTTATGTCCCCCTACACCAAGCCCCCTGCCGTCCCCCCACACCAAGCCCCCTGccgtccccccacaccaaaccccctgctgtccccccacaccaaaccccCCTGccgtccccccacaccaaaccccCTGCTGTCCCCCCACACCAAGCCCCCTTccgtccccccacaccaaacccctgccgtccccccacaccaaaccccCTGccgtccccccacaccaaaccccCTGCCGTCCCCCACACCAAACCCCTGccgtccccccacaccaaaccccGCCGTCCCCCACACCAAACCCCCTGCCGTCCCCCACACCAAACCCCCTACCGTCCCCCACACCAAACCCCTgctgtccccccacaccaaacccctgccgtccccccacaccaaaccccTGCCGTCCCCCACACCAAACCCCCTGCTGTCCCCCCACACCAAGCCCACTGCCGTCCCCCACACCAAACCCCTGccgtccccccacaccaaaccccCTGccgtccccccacaccaaaccccCTGCCGTCCCCTCACACCAAACCCCCTGccgtccccccacaccaaaccccCTACCGTCCCCCCACACCAAGCCCCCTGCTGTCCCCCCAAAGTGGGACGGCAGGGGGCTTGGTGTGGGGGGACGGCTGGGGGCTTGGTGTAGGGGGCATAACTGATTGATTAGGAGAGGAGGGTGCAGTAGGTATTGATTAGGAGAGGAGGGTGCAGTAGGTATTGAttaggagaggaggatgcagtAGGTATTGATTAGGATAGGAGGGTGCAGTAGGTATTGATTAGGAGAGGAGGGTGCAGTAGGTATTGATTAGGAGAGGAGGGTGCAGTAGGTATTGAttaggagaggaggatgcagtAGGTATTGATTAGGAGAGGAGGGTGCAGTAGGTATTGATTAGGAGAGGAGTGTGCAGTAGGTATGGATTAGGAGAGGAGGGTGCAGTAGGTATTGATTAGGAGAGGAGGGTGCAGTAGATATTGAttaggagaggaggatgcagtAGGTATTGATTAGGATAGGAGGGTGCAGTGGGTATTGATTAGGAGAGGAGGGTGCAGTACGTATTGATTAGGAGAGGAGGGTGCAGTACGTATTGATTAGGGGAGGAGGGTGCAGTAGGTATTGATTAGGAGAGGAGGGTGCAGTAGGTATTGATTAGGAGAGGAGGGTGCAGTAGGTATTGATTAGGAGAGGAGGGTGCAGTAGGTATTGATTAGGAGAGGAGGGTGCAGTAGGTATTGATTAGGAGAGGAGGGTGCAGTAGGTATTGATTAGGATAGGAGGGTGCAGTAGGTGTTGATTAGGAGAGGAGGGTGCAGTAGGTGTTGATTAGGAGAGGAGGGTGCAGTAGGTATTGATTAGGAGAGGAGGGTGCAGTAGGTATTGATTAGGAGAGGAGGGTGCAGTAGGTATTGATTAGGAGAGGAGGGTGCAGAAGGTATTGATTAGGAGAGGAGGGTGCAGTAGGTATTGATTAGGAGAGGAGGGTGCAGTAGGTATTGATTAGGAGAGGAGGGTGCAGAAGGTATTGATTAGGAGAGGAGTGTGCAGTAGGTATTGATTAGGAGAGGAGGGTGCAGAAGGTATTGGTTAGGAGAGGAGGGTGCAGTAGGTATTGATTAGGTAGTCCCCCCCATCAccttcctccatctccatcttaTCTAAGTGGGTCATTTATTTTCGTGTAGAATTGGTTGAGTAAAAGTTTGCCAAGGTCTTGCAGTAATTATCTCCATGGCTGTATCGCTATACCCAGCAGGGGGGCCTTCTTTTATTCTCTCTATAATGCATCAGCCCCGTGTTGGAGGGAGCGCCTTAAACATCCCCCCAGTGGATTGGGAAAAAAGTTGACGCTGCTCTTTGTTTGGAGCAGAGACATATTAGTGTCTTTATTTGGCAGTGCGGAATCGGAGATTGTTGTCATTATTTTGTAGTGGTTGGTTTTCTCCCTGTTGGATTGGGAACACCTGGGATGCTTTTAGTGGGACTCCACGGAGGCATGCCCGGATAGATGGCTGGATGGATGAGAAGAACTCCACAGGGAGAAAGAAGTATTTTAAAACGGGGTACATACCGTCACATAAGGGTTGAGAAAAACAGCAATATCTTTCAATAGTTCACCATTGGATTCACTTAATGCTTCCCAAACAAAAGCTCCGGGGGCTTTGAATGACGGTATAAACACGATGTCATTATTATCTTTGATTATGAAGTTAACACGATGTCATTATTATCTTTGATTATAAAGTTAACACGACGTCATTATTATCTTTGATTATGAAGTTAACACGATATCATTACTATCTTTGATTATAAAGTTAACACGATGTCATTATTATCTTTGATTATGAAGTTAACACGATGTCATTATTATCTTTGATTATGAAGTTAACACGACGTCATTATTATCTTTGATTATGAAGTTAACACGATGTCATTATTATCTTTGATTATGAAGTTAACACGATATCATTATTATCTTTGATTATGAAGTTAACACGATGTCATTATTATCTTTGATTATGAAGTTAACACGATATCATTATTATCTTTGATTATGAAGTTAACACGACGTCATTATTATCTTTGATTATAAAGTTAACACGATATCATTATTATCTTTGATTATGAAGTTAACACGATGTCATTATTATCTTTGATTATAAAGTTAACACGATGTCATTATTATCTTTGATTATAAAGTTAACATGACCACATTCTCTAAATGTAACTGAAAGTTTTGAAGCCCTGGccaggatgtgtgtgtatgtccacgACGTAGAGTGTGTTTCAAATggccacctattccctacatagtgcactactggtcataggctctggtctaaagtagtgcactactagtcatagggctctagtctaaagtaatgcactactggtcatagggctctggtctaaagtagtgcactactggtcataggctctagtctaaagtagtgcactactggtcatagggctctggtctaaagtagtgcactactggtcataggctctggtctaaagtagtgcactactgggcataggctctggtctaaagtagtgcactacatagggaatagggtgccatttggaaagtACAGATACAGtaatgacctcaagagagcacaTCTCGTTCCGCACCACGGGCCCAATCATAAATTCATTTAGTCAACAGTAACATAACTTGGTTAACCCCGAACTAAAATCTTGCAATATTTAGTCAGATGCCTGATGTTTATGTAGTCTATCCACGAGATGTTTCAAGTAACACAAACGGGTCATTCCACTGATTCAGTGGCTTTTGAGAAGAGTATCTTTCACATCATTTTAACAcagtcataaagagcacatgttcaacttgaTCAACAAACATGTTTTCAATCTGAAGGTCAAATAAAACATGACTACAATaggtgccaaataaagtaacaagtTGAACGTAACTGGGTTGATGACAGGGTTGATGACAGGGTTGATGACAGGATAGATGAAGACAGGGTTGATGACAGAGTTGATGACAGGGTTGATGACAGGGTAGATGAAAGAGTTGATGACAGAGTTGATTGATGACAGAGTTGATGACAGGGTTGATGACAGAGTAGATGAAAGAGTTGAAGACAGGGTTGATGACAGAGTTGATGACAGGATAGATGACAGAGTTGATGACAGGGTTGTTGACAGAGTTGATGACAGGGTTGATGACAGAGTTGATGACAGAGTTGATGACAGAGTTGATGACAGAGTTGATGACAGAGTTGATGACAGAGTTGATGACAGGGTTGATGACAGAGTTGATGACAGGGTTGATGACAGAGTTGATGACAGAGTTGATGACAGAGTTGATGACAGGGTTGATGACAGAGTTGATGACAGGGTTGATGATGACAGAGTTGATGACAGAGTTGATGACAGGATAGATGACAGAGTTGATGACAGAGTTGATGACAGAGTTGATGACAGGGTTGATGACAGAGTTGATGACAGAGTTGATGACAGGGTTGATGACAGAGTTGATGACAGGATAGATGACAGGGTTGATGACAGAGTTGATGACAGAGTTGATGACAGAGTTGATGACAGAGTTGATGAAAGAGTTGATGACAGGGTTGATGACAGGGTTGAGTTGATGACAGGGTTGATGACAGAGTTGATGACAGAGTTGATGACAGAGTTGATGACAGAGTTGATGACAGAGTTGATGACAGATTGATGATGATGACAGGATAGATGACAGAGTTGATGACAGAGTTGATGACAGAGTTGATGACAGGGTTGATGACAGAGTTGATGACAGAGTTGATGACAGAGTTGATGACAGGATGACAGATGACAGGGTTGATGACAGATGATGACAGAGTTGATGACAGAGTAGATGACAGAGTTGATGACAGAGTTGATGACAGAGTTGATGACAGAGTTGATGACAGAGTTGATGACAGAGTTGAAGACAGGGTTGATGACAGGATAGATGACAGAGTTGATGACAGAGTTGATGACAGGGTTGATGACAGAGTTGATGACAAAGTTGATGACAGGATAGATGACAGGGTTGATGACAGAGTTGATGACAGGTTGATGACAGGATGATGACAGGATAGATGACAGAGTTGATGACAGGATAGATGACAGAGTTGATGACAGAGTTGATGACAGGGTTGATGACAGGATAGATGACAGAGTTGATGACAAAGTTGATGACAGGATAGATGACAGTATAGATGACAGAGTTGATGACAGAGTTGATGACAGTATAGATGACAGAGTTGATGACAGAGTTGATGACAGAGTTGATGACAGGATAGATGACAGAGTTGATGACAAAGTTGATGACAGGATAGATGACAGGGTTGATGACAGGGTTGATGACAGGATAGATGACAGAGTTGATGACAGGATAGATGACAGAGTTGATGACAGGGTTGATGACAGGATAGATGACAGGGTTGATGACAGGGTTGATGACAGGATAGATGACAGAGTTGATGATTTCTTCTTAACTCAGCCAttaatccccttgtgacaggagGACTAGAAGCTTGTATTTAAAGTAATAGTTTCACCACATTAAAACCAGAGGTCAGTTCCAGTAACAgaggttgaccttaaaatgagggacaggcGTAAATGAATCACATTAAATAATATTCTTCAGAAatcactttgtcaaagcaacaaaataagtagggctttacaatgatagTGAAATTTTGAGAAATGATGGGATTAAGAACTTTAACATCTTCCTAGAAGTGACACAGGGTTGAGGGACCTTCGCCATATTATTATTGGATTCTCCATGTGGTTTATATTGAAGTGAAAGTAATTTAATAGAACAGGCttttgcagggtagcctagtggttagagtgttggactagtaaccgaaaggttgcaagttcaaatccccgagctgacaaggtacaaaatctgtcgttctgcccctgaacaggcagttaacccactgttcctaggccgtcattgaaaagaagaatttgttcttaactgacttgcctagttaaataaagataaaataaaaaaaaaaaatatatatattttttttaaatattggtACACAATAAAGGGCACTTTTGTTTTTACCCAGGAATGTAATCATTTACAAAATAAAGTTTAGGTAACCTATAATTAATATCCAAATAAGTATTTTATCAACTTATTTTTCAGTACTTAGTACTGTTTTTGAATAGTTTCTGACTTTGACGTTGACCTAAATAATAATTTATAATAATTTGTCAGTTAAATATTAttagttgtgtgtgtgggggggggtcattcCTCTGCCTTGTAAAATATGGACCTCGCTGACGCTCTAAACGTGAGGAATTGGAGTCAGGGAATTCTATAGATACAGCCTTCAAGCTTTTGTTTCTAAAattagttgttttttttgtgtgtttttttacacGACAGTAGGTACAAGATTTGTCACCGTCGATCATTTCTGTaggcagattgtgtgtgtgtgtagtttactAAAGGTTATAACCTCTCTGGCTCATGTATCAACTCCGCTCTACATCTACACAATGAACCGATactgagagagagtagagagagagagagagagacagagagagagagagagagagagagagagacagagagagagagagagagagagagagagagagagagagagagagagagacagagacagagacagagagagagagagagacagagagagagaggctgaaacaGAGCAGAGATACACACTATTTATAGAACCAACTCTTTTCCTGTCTTCACTTTCTCATCTACCTCTTGGGCCCGCTTGTTACAAAGAGAAAGTATCAAACCGTCTCCATCTTGTTTTGGGTGTGTGGGATTTACTGTAGAATGATACATAGTGATATCTGTGTTACTTTTACTTccattgtgttacttttaatGTATACGACTGTGGCAAacactacattgtagaatagatTATAGACATTGTGTAAATATATCACATATTTCATGAGATTGTGTTGGGAGTATAAAACCTTTCTGAAATGATAGGGGAGTGATATGTCTCCTGGTCCGCTGGTCTTTCTCAAGGTTACTTCCTGCCCTGGATCTTGCTATTGTCATTTTAAAGAGAATGTACAAccatatccctttaaatgttaCGCGTTTGGCTCTATCACGACCCTTGACCAAAAGCTAATAACGATGCCCTAGTTTTCAGAACAACATTTATCTTCACCTTGGTGGTCTATGCACCGCACACGTTTTGTTTAGAGATGAGATTCCAGATGTTTACATATGTCACCTTGTCTCCCCAGCCCAGCAGATGCTCCTCCTATGGCAGGGAGTGAACCGGATGAGAGAGGAGGCAGCAGGACAGTCCGTGATGTGGAGCCACcacagacacagctacccaggTGAACTAAAGAgtcatagcctggtcccaggccTGGTTTGTGCTATCATGTTTGGTATGACAAGGACAGGCAAGGTGTGACATGATAACACAAAACAGATTGGTATCCAGGCTAATAGAGTCCTCCTTACAGCCCTCATTAAAACTCAGGTCCCCAAACGACATtcagaaatatgcaaataagacACTTCATATAGTGACCAGACACTAAGACACTTCATATAGTGACCAGACACTAAGACACTTCATATAGCGACCAGACACTAAGACACTTCATATAGTGACCAGACACTAAGACACTTCATATAGTGACCAGACACTAAGACACTTCATATAGCGACCAGACACTAAGACACTTCATATAGTGACCAGACACTAAGACACTTCATATAGTGACCAGACACTAAGACACTTCATATAGTGACCAGACACTAAGACACTTCATATAGTGACCAGACACTAAGACACTTCATATAGTGACCAAACACTAAAACACTTATAATACAGTAATAAACAGAGGATATACAGTAATAAATAGAGGATATACGGTAATAAATAGAGGATATACAGTAATAAATAGAGGATATACAGTAATAAATAGAGGATATACGGTAATAAATAGAGGATATGCGGTGATAGAGGATATACAGTAATTAATAGAGGATATACGGTAATAAATAGAGGATATACAGTGATAAATAGAGGATATACAGTAATAATTAGAGGATATACAGTAATAAATAGAGGATATACAGTAATAATTAGAGGATATACAGTAATAATTAGAGGATATACAGTGATAAATATAGGATATACAGTAATAAATAGAGGATATACAGTAATAATTAgagaatatacagtaatatacagtaataAATAGAGGATATACAGTAATAATTAGAGGATATACAGTAATAATTAGAGGATATACAGTGATAAATATAGGATATACAGTAATAAATAGAGGATATACAGTAATAAATAGAGGATATACAGTAATAAATAGAGGATATACAGTAATAAATAGAGGATATACAGTGATAAATAGAGGATATACAGTAATAAATAGAGGATATACAGTAATAATTAGAGGATATACAGTGATAAATAGAGGATATACAGTAATAATTAGAGGATATACAGTAATAAATAGAGGATATACAGTAATAAATAGAGGATATACAGTGATAAATAGAGGATATACAGTAATAAATAGAGGATATACAGTAATAAATAGAGAATATACAGTAATAAATAGAGGATATACAGTAATAAATAGAGGATATACAGTGATAAATAGAGGATATACAGTAATAATTAGAGGATATACAGTAATAAATCTATTGTATAATGTGTGAAATAGAGTGTCATCACAGTCTTGGATGGACTGTGACCAGAAATCAGACCAATTTCTTTCTTGACCATCCAATTATTAGCCAAATGGGCCcaggtgcactatatagtgaatagggtgcactatatagtgaatagggtgcactatatagtgaatagggtgccatttgagtcaCTGAAATAGTAGAGTATGATCACTGTGCTGCGGGGCTGCATACCAAACAACCAATGAATGATGCTGCCAATACATGCTCCACTCCCatccccaaaaacacacacacaacacatttgtttcattaatTTCATTTCAGTTGCCTGCTGGTACAGCAACTCTCTCCGTTTGCTTTGGAGGATGTGGTGTTGTCCAC encodes:
- the LOC135525084 gene encoding uncharacterized protein LOC135525084, whose translation is MSPYTKPPAVPPHQAPCRPPTPNPLLSPHTKPPCRPPTPNPLLSPHTKPPSVPPHQTPAVPPHQTPCRPPTPNPLPSPTPNPCRPPTPNPAVPHTKPPAVPHTKPPTVPHTKPLLSPHTKPLPSPHTKPLPSPTPNPLLSPHTKPTAVPHTKPLPSPHTKPPAVPPHQTPCRPLTPNPLPSPHTKPPTVPPHQAPCCPPKVGRQGAWCGGTAGGLV